A DNA window from Sphingomonas profundi contains the following coding sequences:
- a CDS encoding SufB/SufD family protein — MSLALPSPREEAWRWSDLSGLAALAEGSPAGGAIDPAHLWLNLGGPRLLFVDGRLDAARSAPGVIAIGPVDAASEHPLGRLAAGNGWTLAIGRDHAAAGPVEIVHVATGGASHLPARIALAEDAQASIVETFVGDGWANRLTAIALDHGARLMRGVRLMQASGFTSLRDEAVLGRGASLVTTILGVGGAGTRIDGAVTLAAPGGYAEYGGALLARGGQRHDAAVVVRHAATEGTSRQLWRAVADDTATASLAARVEVARDAQKTDGEQSLRGLLLRRTATVNLKPELEIFADDVKCAHGATVGELDARALFYLASRGLPPAQARALLTRAFIADALGRIGEEAVREAFVADADAWLGSTE, encoded by the coding sequence ATGAGCCTCGCGCTCCCGTCCCCGCGCGAGGAGGCGTGGCGCTGGTCCGATCTCTCCGGCCTGGCGGCGCTCGCCGAAGGCAGCCCGGCCGGCGGCGCGATCGATCCGGCGCACCTGTGGCTGAACCTCGGCGGCCCGCGGCTGCTGTTCGTCGACGGGCGGCTCGATGCGGCGCGCAGCGCGCCGGGCGTCATCGCCATCGGCCCGGTCGATGCGGCCAGCGAGCATCCGCTCGGCCGCCTCGCCGCCGGTAACGGCTGGACCCTGGCGATCGGCCGCGATCACGCCGCCGCCGGCCCGGTCGAGATCGTCCATGTCGCGACCGGCGGCGCCAGCCACCTGCCGGCGCGCATCGCGCTGGCCGAGGATGCGCAGGCGAGCATCGTCGAGACGTTCGTCGGCGATGGCTGGGCCAACCGGCTGACCGCGATCGCGCTCGATCACGGCGCGCGGCTGATGCGCGGCGTGCGGCTGATGCAGGCGAGCGGCTTTACCTCGCTGCGCGACGAGGCGGTGCTCGGGCGCGGCGCGAGCCTGGTCACGACGATCCTCGGCGTCGGCGGCGCCGGCACGCGGATCGACGGCGCCGTCACCCTGGCGGCACCCGGCGGCTATGCCGAATATGGCGGCGCGCTGCTGGCGCGCGGCGGCCAGCGCCACGACGCGGCCGTCGTTGTCCGCCATGCCGCCACGGAGGGCACCAGCCGCCAGCTGTGGCGCGCCGTGGCCGACGACACCGCCACCGCCAGCCTGGCCGCCCGTGTCGAGGTGGCGCGCGACGCGCAGAAGACGGACGGCGAGCAGTCGCTGCGCGGCCTGCTCCTGCGGCGTACCGCGACGGTGAACCTGAAGCCCGAGCTGGAGATCTTCGCCGACGACGTGAAGTGCGCCCACGGCGCCACGGTGGGCGAGTTGGACGCGCGCGCGCTCTTCTATCTCGCCAGCCGGGGCCTGCCGCCGGCGCAGGCGCGCGCGCTGCTGACCCGCGCCTTCATCGCCGACGCACTCGGCCGGATCGGCGAGGAGGCGGTGCGCGAGGCGTTCGTCGCCGATGCCGATGCGTGGCTGGGAAGCACGGAATGA
- a CDS encoding SUF system Fe-S cluster assembly protein: MSDENSIRIEEVDAVAPAPRARVEEEPAVRPQASVPHKADYLEGFLAAGAAAQPAGEPGGEVYDAVITALKEIYDPEIPVNIYDLGLIYGVDITGDGHAVVTMTLTTPHCPVAESMPGEVEMRVGAVPGVGAAEVNLVWDPPWDPQKMSDEAKLELGML, encoded by the coding sequence ATGAGCGACGAGAACAGCATCAGGATCGAGGAGGTCGACGCCGTCGCCCCCGCGCCCCGCGCGCGGGTGGAGGAGGAGCCGGCGGTCCGCCCCCAGGCCAGCGTGCCGCACAAGGCGGACTATCTCGAAGGCTTCCTCGCCGCCGGCGCGGCCGCGCAGCCGGCCGGCGAGCCCGGCGGGGAGGTCTATGACGCCGTGATCACCGCGCTGAAGGAGATCTACGATCCCGAGATCCCGGTGAACATCTACGATCTCGGCCTGATCTACGGCGTCGACATCACCGGCGATGGTCATGCGGTGGTGACGATGACCCTCACGACGCCGCACTGCCCGGTCGCCGAATCGATGCCGGGCGAGGTGGAGATGCGCGTCGGCGCCGTTCCCGGCGTCGGCGCGGCCGAGGTCAATCTCGTCTGGGATCCGCCTTGGGATCCGCAGAAGATGTCCGACGAAGCCAAACTCGAACTGGGGATGCTGTGA
- a CDS encoding cysteine desulfurase, whose amino-acid sequence MSILTDTRPLDRVADFPAIPTGWAYLDTAATAQKPQAVIDAIARAYSETYATVHRGVYARSADMTVAYEAARARVAGFIGAASADEIVFVRGATEGINLVAQSWGLSLQPGDRILLSQLEHHSNIVPWQLLRDRLGLQIDVAPLDAAGCIDLDAVAAMLTPQHRLVALAHVSNVLGSVLDCRRAADLAHGVGAKLLLDGCQAVPRLAVDVAALGCDFYVFSGHKLYGPTGIGVLWARADILDAMPPWQGGGAMIDRVTFDRTSFAPPPARFEAGTPHIVGALGLHASIDYVDAIGLDAIHAHETALVRTAREALSALNSVTLFGPEDAAGIVSFAVEGVHPHDIGTILDEERVAIRAGHHCAQPLMEHLGVPATARASFGVYNGAADVDALVRGLQRVTRIFG is encoded by the coding sequence ATGTCGATCCTCACCGACACCCGCCCGCTCGATCGCGTTGCGGACTTTCCGGCGATCCCGACGGGTTGGGCCTATCTCGACACCGCCGCCACCGCGCAGAAGCCGCAGGCAGTGATCGACGCCATCGCCCGTGCCTACAGCGAGACCTATGCGACCGTGCATCGCGGCGTCTACGCCCGCTCGGCCGACATGACCGTGGCCTATGAGGCGGCGCGCGCCCGCGTGGCCGGCTTCATCGGCGCCGCGTCCGCCGACGAGATCGTGTTCGTGCGCGGCGCGACGGAAGGCATCAACCTCGTCGCGCAGAGCTGGGGGCTGTCGCTGCAGCCGGGCGATCGCATCCTGCTCTCGCAGCTCGAACATCACAGCAATATCGTGCCGTGGCAGCTGCTGCGCGATCGGCTGGGCCTGCAAATCGATGTCGCCCCGCTGGATGCGGCCGGGTGCATCGATCTGGACGCGGTGGCGGCCATGCTGACGCCGCAGCACCGGCTGGTGGCGCTGGCCCACGTCTCCAACGTGCTCGGCTCCGTGCTGGATTGCCGTCGCGCCGCCGATCTGGCGCATGGCGTGGGCGCGAAGCTGCTGCTTGACGGCTGTCAGGCGGTGCCTCGCCTAGCCGTGGACGTCGCCGCCCTGGGCTGCGACTTCTACGTCTTCTCCGGCCACAAGCTCTACGGGCCGACCGGCATCGGCGTGCTGTGGGCGCGGGCCGACATCCTCGATGCCATGCCGCCGTGGCAGGGCGGCGGCGCGATGATCGATCGCGTCACGTTCGATCGCACCAGCTTTGCCCCGCCGCCCGCCCGGTTCGAGGCGGGGACGCCGCACATCGTCGGCGCGCTCGGCCTGCACGCGTCGATCGACTATGTCGACGCGATCGGCCTTGACGCCATCCACGCGCACGAGACGGCGCTGGTGCGCACCGCGCGCGAGGCGCTGTCGGCGCTGAACAGCGTCACGCTGTTCGGGCCGGAGGATGCCGCCGGCATCGTCAGCTTCGCGGTGGAGGGGGTGCATCCGCACGACATCGGCACCATATTGGACGAGGAGCGGGTGGCGATCCGCGCAGGCCATCATTGCGCCCAGCCGCTGATGGAGCATCTGGGCGTGCCGGCCACCGCGCGCGCCAGCTTCGGCGTCTATAATGGCGCGGCGGACGTGGACGCGCTGGTGCGGGGATTGCAACGGGTGACGAGAATATTCGGATGA